A single region of the Streptomyces sp. AM 4-1-1 genome encodes:
- a CDS encoding gamma-glutamyl-gamma-aminobutyrate hydrolase family protein (Members of this family of hydrolases with an active site Cys residue belong to MEROPS family C26.), with amino-acid sequence MRFTYPRPGGPTTPVGLTQRLLPPDSHGERRLALDVRWNVFLAACGLLAVPLPLEPELADATLERSGCAGVILTGGNDPAALGGDAVERDVLEEHLIRRAAARSTPLLGVCRGMLMILRVHGAELSRVEGHVATRHRLTGDHAGRVVNSYHSWACREAPPAFEVTARSGPLIEAVRLPGTRIAAVMWHPERADTPDPADITLLDDMFREDS; translated from the coding sequence ATGCGTTTCACGTACCCACGGCCGGGCGGCCCCACCACGCCCGTGGGACTCACCCAGCGGCTCCTCCCGCCCGACTCCCACGGGGAGCGCCGCCTGGCGCTCGACGTGCGGTGGAACGTCTTCCTCGCCGCCTGCGGGCTCCTCGCCGTCCCCCTCCCCCTCGAACCGGAGCTGGCCGACGCCACGCTCGAACGCAGCGGCTGCGCCGGCGTCATCCTCACGGGCGGGAACGATCCGGCCGCTCTCGGCGGCGACGCCGTCGAACGCGACGTGCTGGAGGAGCACCTGATACGGCGGGCAGCCGCTCGGAGTACGCCGCTCCTCGGTGTGTGCAGGGGAATGCTCATGATCCTCCGCGTCCACGGGGCCGAGCTGTCACGGGTCGAAGGACACGTGGCCACGAGGCACCGGCTGACCGGTGACCACGCCGGACGTGTCGTGAACAGCTACCACAGCTGGGCGTGCCGGGAGGCACCGCCCGCCTTCGAGGTGACGGCACGCAGCGGCCCGCTGATCGAAGCGGTCCGGCTGCCCGGGACCCGCATCGCGGCGGTGATGTGGCACCCCGAGCGGGCCGACACTCCCGACCCGGCCGACATCACCCTGCTCGACGACATGTTCCGAGAGGATTCATGA
- the aac(6') gene encoding aminoglycoside 6'-N-acetyltransferase, whose product MELSGERVTLRPVADGDTDTLDRIVREPEVAAWWAAPDGYAKMLAVVFEGEVIGAVQFNEETDPEYRHAGIDIFLTARHHGKGLGTETVRTLARWLVRDRGHHRLTIDPAADNAAAIHSYGKVGFRPVGVMRSYWRDHRTGAWRDGLLMDLLAEELA is encoded by the coding sequence ATGGAACTGAGCGGAGAACGCGTCACGCTGAGGCCGGTGGCGGACGGGGACACGGACACCCTCGACCGGATCGTGAGGGAACCCGAGGTCGCGGCGTGGTGGGCGGCGCCGGACGGCTACGCGAAAATGCTGGCCGTGGTGTTCGAGGGTGAGGTCATCGGCGCGGTCCAGTTCAACGAGGAGACCGACCCGGAGTACCGCCACGCGGGCATCGACATCTTCCTGACCGCGAGGCACCACGGGAAGGGGCTCGGCACGGAGACCGTGCGCACGCTGGCGCGGTGGCTGGTACGGGACCGGGGCCACCACCGGCTGACCATCGACCCGGCCGCGGACAACGCGGCGGCGATCCATAGCTACGGCAAGGTCGGCTTCAGGCCCGTCGGTGTCATGCGGTCGTACTGGCGCGACCACCGGACGGGCGCCTGGCGGGACGGCCTGCTGATGGACCTGCTCGCGGAGGAACTGGCCTGA
- a CDS encoding PEP-utilizing enzyme, whose translation MSDTVGQRGGVVLFGTKAETLARLAPRLRTAVVPPSMYFTVGEWKSDRAAVCERIRAEPWALSTLAVRSSSLDEDGEGASNAGRYTSCLEVEPATGLVTAVTAVIESFGVADDQDQVLVQPQLTGTVASGVCASCEPGTGAPYRLVNWSDGADTTVVTAGRAGIRTWRFLAYEDGRPPVERLGGLPALARELEGLLGDGPFEFEFAVTPEATIVLFQARPLAAPAPSVSRVRHRAAVRRCRQRFDALLSGRPQAVGSDTLLGVMPDWNPAEMIGLRPRPLALSLYRHLITDEIWAEARHDYGYRDLRNVPLLIDLEGLPYIDIRASFSSLMPRDLGEAPARRLMRHYLGELRCRPHLHDKVEFAIVQSSYHFTTPRFAASAVADGILSVEEAEQFAGSLRALTTDMIGQDGPYRRDLRTVRRLSEHPLAPATGAAPHEHTRHLLGLCRRAGALPFAGIARAAFAATSLVRSLTDRGVWSADTADALLGSADTVTNQLRRDHATGDREAFLRRYGHLRPGTYDILSPRYDECAEQYFDWASPTTPSPPTGPTEFHADAVTLRDVGRLLAEHRIPYTADALLEFVRGSVAAREYAKLQYSRVVSEILRHARHTGDRLGFDAEDMSYTTVRALAELTGDRTDDRRRLGAAVARGRDRYAVTRSLHAPALLSAPEELTSFVPLDVEPNFVAHARVVAPVADVDAGEPLDGAIAMILAADPGYDWIFTHNIVGLVTAFGGANSHMAIRALELGLPAVIGAGDVRFRQWLSAGSLEIDAANRLVRPAHTPGASGHVT comes from the coding sequence ATGTCGGACACTGTCGGGCAACGCGGGGGCGTGGTGCTTTTCGGCACCAAGGCCGAGACGTTGGCCAGGTTGGCGCCACGATTACGGACCGCGGTCGTACCGCCGTCGATGTATTTCACGGTCGGTGAGTGGAAGAGCGACCGCGCCGCTGTGTGCGAGAGAATCCGGGCCGAGCCGTGGGCGTTGTCGACCCTGGCCGTGCGGAGCAGTTCCCTGGACGAGGACGGTGAAGGTGCCTCGAACGCGGGGCGGTACACCTCCTGCCTCGAAGTGGAACCGGCCACCGGGCTCGTCACCGCCGTCACCGCCGTCATCGAGTCGTTCGGAGTGGCCGACGACCAGGACCAAGTACTCGTACAACCGCAGCTGACGGGCACGGTGGCGAGCGGTGTGTGCGCCTCGTGCGAACCCGGTACGGGGGCCCCTTACCGCCTGGTCAACTGGTCGGACGGGGCCGACACCACGGTGGTGACCGCGGGCCGGGCGGGCATACGCACCTGGCGTTTCCTGGCCTATGAGGACGGTCGGCCGCCCGTGGAGCGTCTCGGTGGTCTGCCGGCCCTGGCCCGGGAACTCGAAGGGCTCCTCGGGGACGGGCCGTTCGAGTTCGAATTCGCGGTGACACCGGAAGCGACGATCGTGCTCTTCCAGGCCCGGCCTCTGGCCGCACCCGCGCCGAGTGTGTCACGCGTGCGGCATCGGGCAGCCGTGCGGCGGTGCCGGCAGCGGTTCGACGCCCTGCTGAGCGGCCGTCCCCAGGCCGTGGGAAGTGACACGCTGTTGGGTGTCATGCCCGATTGGAATCCCGCGGAGATGATCGGGTTACGGCCCCGTCCGCTGGCGCTCTCCCTTTACCGCCATTTGATCACCGACGAGATCTGGGCCGAGGCGCGTCACGACTACGGATATCGCGACCTGCGGAATGTGCCGCTTCTCATCGATCTGGAGGGGCTGCCCTACATCGACATCCGAGCGAGTTTCTCCTCGCTGATGCCACGGGACCTGGGGGAGGCACCGGCTCGTCGGCTGATGCGGCACTATCTCGGAGAACTCCGATGCCGTCCCCACCTTCACGACAAGGTCGAATTCGCCATCGTCCAGTCGTCCTATCACTTCACCACGCCGCGATTCGCGGCCTCGGCGGTCGCGGACGGCATCCTGTCGGTGGAAGAGGCCGAGCAGTTCGCCGGATCGCTCCGCGCGCTCACCACGGACATGATCGGCCAGGACGGCCCTTACCGGCGTGACCTCCGTACCGTCCGGCGCCTGTCCGAACACCCGCTGGCCCCCGCCACCGGCGCGGCGCCCCACGAGCACACGCGCCACCTGCTCGGGCTCTGCCGGCGCGCGGGGGCGCTGCCCTTCGCGGGCATCGCGCGGGCGGCGTTCGCCGCCACCTCCCTGGTACGGAGTCTGACCGACCGGGGCGTCTGGTCCGCGGACACGGCCGACGCGTTGCTGGGAAGCGCCGACACGGTGACGAACCAGTTGCGGCGGGACCACGCGACCGGCGACAGGGAGGCGTTCCTGCGCCGGTACGGGCATCTGCGACCCGGGACCTACGACATCCTGTCCCCCCGCTACGACGAATGCGCCGAGCAGTACTTCGACTGGGCGTCGCCCACCACCCCTTCCCCGCCCACGGGACCGACGGAGTTCCATGCCGACGCGGTGACGCTGCGGGATGTCGGACGGCTGCTGGCCGAACACCGGATTCCGTACACCGCCGACGCGCTGCTGGAGTTCGTCCGGGGCAGCGTCGCCGCCCGTGAGTACGCCAAGCTCCAGTACTCGCGCGTGGTCAGCGAGATTCTGAGGCACGCGCGGCACACGGGGGACCGGCTCGGTTTCGACGCGGAGGACATGTCGTACACCACGGTGCGCGCGCTGGCGGAACTGACCGGCGACCGGACGGACGACCGACGTCGTCTCGGCGCCGCCGTGGCCCGGGGCCGGGACCGGTACGCCGTGACCCGGTCGCTGCACGCGCCGGCCCTCCTCTCCGCACCGGAGGAACTGACGTCCTTCGTCCCGCTGGACGTGGAGCCCAACTTCGTCGCGCACGCGCGAGTGGTCGCACCGGTCGCCGATGTCGACGCCGGGGAACCTCTCGACGGCGCCATCGCGATGATCCTCGCGGCCGATCCCGGGTACGACTGGATCTTCACCCACAACATCGTCGGATTGGTCACGGCGTTCGGCGGGGCCAACTCCCACATGGCGATCAGAGCCCTGGAACTCGGCCTGCCCGCGGTCATCGGAGCGGGCGACGTCCGCTTCCGGCAATGGCTGTCGGCCGGCTCGCTCGAAATCGACGCGGCGAACCGCCTTGTGCGACCGGCGCACACACCGGGTGCGAGCGGGCACGTCACCTGA
- a CDS encoding PRC-barrel domain containing protein codes for MIRVGDIREWRTHDVIDAGGHKIGTLEAVYVDTATDEPVMGTVVIGMPTRHRLAFVPLAGAVVGPSYVRVAYDKDVVKKSPSIGTDDVLPAEDEPEIFKHYGLAYEPGAGGERRLARP; via the coding sequence ATGATCCGAGTAGGGGACATCCGCGAGTGGCGCACCCATGACGTCATCGATGCCGGAGGCCACAAGATCGGCACGCTGGAGGCCGTCTACGTGGACACCGCCACGGACGAGCCGGTGATGGGCACGGTCGTGATCGGCATGCCCACCCGTCACCGCCTGGCCTTCGTCCCGCTGGCCGGAGCGGTCGTGGGTCCGTCGTACGTGAGGGTCGCGTACGACAAGGACGTCGTGAAGAAGAGCCCTTCGATCGGCACGGACGACGTACTGCCGGCCGAGGACGAGCCCGAGATCTTCAAGCACTACGGTCTCGCCTACGAGCCGGGCGCGGGCGGCGAACGCCGACTCGCGCGCCCCTGA
- a CDS encoding MFS transporter has translation MPTTHAGPRPHRFHLVAALLSATNFLAVFDGLVVTVALPAIQDELGISQLDAQWLITGYALPLAALLLFGGRCGDRYGRRRVLVTGLCLFTAGLLLAGLSPTVWLILVARVLQGVGAALAVPNSFATISAMPTPEQRNWTFSAVAVAGGLGAAGGAVIGGLITQGLGWRYVFLLTVPVAAATAVTATRVLSPGRSETRPDRLNGAATVLSVTGLMLLVFSITNIERKGPFSATTVGALSASLVLLAILCVRERRGSSRFVRPRLWKDREFRTAVIGTPSQVLAYDGMVFICLLYLQNARGYGPLTAGLAFSPLGLAVLLGSPVANRLLRAHHWTSVVLAAQVVCAVGLALLATAPREGAYAVFFLPSFALLGLGSTVSVVAFNVAAGKNVPSEDKGAAYGLYETSKYLSTTLVVAALATVAAARTGAEVDARAPSALATGYQLAFAIAAVGALAGGLLTKFSGRPGRSGRGGTTVPAKE, from the coding sequence GTGCCGACCACTCACGCCGGGCCGCGGCCCCACCGGTTCCACCTGGTCGCGGCGCTGTTGTCCGCCACCAACTTCCTGGCGGTGTTCGACGGCCTCGTCGTCACGGTCGCACTGCCCGCGATCCAGGACGAACTCGGGATCAGCCAACTGGACGCCCAGTGGCTCATCACCGGTTACGCGCTTCCCCTGGCCGCCCTGCTGCTGTTCGGGGGCCGGTGCGGCGACCGTTACGGGCGGCGGCGCGTACTGGTGACCGGACTGTGCCTGTTCACGGCCGGCCTGCTGCTCGCCGGCCTGTCCCCCACGGTCTGGCTGATCCTCGTCGCCCGCGTGCTGCAAGGGGTCGGCGCGGCCCTGGCGGTACCCAACTCCTTCGCCACCATCAGCGCGATGCCCACGCCCGAGCAGCGGAACTGGACGTTCTCGGCCGTCGCAGTGGCCGGGGGCCTGGGCGCGGCGGGCGGAGCGGTCATCGGCGGGCTGATCACGCAGGGACTGGGGTGGCGGTACGTCTTCCTCCTCACCGTCCCCGTGGCGGCCGCCACGGCGGTGACGGCGACCAGGGTCCTGTCACCCGGGAGGTCCGAGACGCGCCCGGACCGGCTCAACGGCGCCGCCACGGTCCTGTCGGTGACGGGGCTGATGCTCCTGGTGTTCTCGATCACCAACATCGAACGCAAGGGCCCGTTCTCCGCCACGACCGTCGGAGCCCTCTCCGCGTCCCTGGTCCTCCTCGCGATCCTCTGCGTCCGCGAGCGTCGCGGCTCCTCCCGTTTCGTGCGACCGCGGCTGTGGAAGGACCGCGAGTTCCGTACCGCGGTCATCGGCACCCCCAGCCAGGTACTGGCCTATGACGGCATGGTCTTCATCTGCCTGCTGTATCTGCAGAACGCGCGCGGCTACGGTCCGCTGACCGCGGGCCTGGCGTTCAGCCCCCTCGGCCTGGCCGTGCTCCTGGGCTCCCCCGTGGCCAACCGGCTGCTCCGCGCGCATCACTGGACGAGCGTGGTGCTGGCGGCCCAGGTCGTCTGCGCCGTCGGACTGGCGCTGCTGGCGACGGCGCCGCGCGAGGGCGCCTACGCCGTGTTCTTCCTGCCCAGCTTCGCCTTGCTGGGACTGGGCAGCACGGTGTCGGTCGTCGCCTTCAACGTGGCCGCGGGCAAGAACGTGCCGTCCGAGGACAAGGGCGCGGCCTACGGGCTCTACGAGACGTCGAAGTACCTCTCGACGACGCTCGTCGTCGCGGCACTCGCGACCGTGGCCGCCGCTCGCACCGGTGCCGAAGTCGACGCCCGCGCACCGTCCGCCCTCGCCACCGGCTATCAACTCGCCTTCGCCATCGCGGCCGTGGGCGCTCTCGCCGGCGGCCTGCTGACCAAGTTCTCAGGACGCCCCGGCCGTAGCGGTCGCGGCGGAACCACCGTCCCCGCGAAGGAGTGA
- a CDS encoding glycoside hydrolase domain-containing protein: MADEMVTQAQKFVNAIYGGRIGMTVKEDGQTGWNTMYALTRALQWELGIPSLSDSFGPGTLSALQSKHPVINGATAPSADFIRIVQSALYCKGYDGGGIGGKFSDRVASSITLLKQRMGVDQVYTGSDLVPKVIKGLLNMDAYITVGDGTETVREIQQWLNGRYVNRQDFFIVPCDGIYSRDVAKAMIYAVQYETGMADGTANGNFGPGTQAGLRNHTVSVGSKGTWVLLFTAAMIFNRRYGVSFEGTFTGGLSDAVREFQSFVKLPVTGAGDFSTWASLLVSFGDQSRKGEACDCVTMITPARAAALKAEGVRYVGRYLYNPAEIPSGSTKEKEIQPGELKTIAENGLRCFPIYQTYGRGKSSFSMPQGTADAISAVMHAERHGFRPGTRIYFAVDFDAVDDEVTKNVIPHFQGINDGIESTGGKYLVGVYGPRNVCSRVSEHDLADASFVSDMSYAFSGNFGYPIPSNWAFDQIVTKTVGSGDGSINVDIDIAQGRDIGQNSFDPSPSTGSGLDVEFLNLFWDALRADIRAYMESVGIPESNWYTKWTTTEAIDFVLSWDAVFTDLARRYRMRKALIQIPVLWEMRHYNVSKILTVDDRYSDAAVYQYHTGKLPDWWPDSITDSMRDSSTGLAQIFGATAIKARNLAVDRGLLSGTSRRNPDNDTDLFEIWTKLLTNNSFTIATVPFVHMYHASLIDVAGPSVDSSEEDIEKVLIRYQGTTADATTEGRKRMGLYRVFEKYYAPTREYL, from the coding sequence ATGGCCGACGAGATGGTGACTCAAGCGCAGAAATTCGTCAATGCAATTTACGGAGGCCGGATCGGCATGACCGTCAAAGAAGATGGTCAAACCGGTTGGAACACTATGTACGCCCTCACCCGCGCTTTGCAGTGGGAGTTGGGCATACCCTCCTTGTCCGACAGTTTCGGGCCCGGAACACTGTCCGCTCTACAGTCGAAGCATCCCGTGATCAACGGCGCCACGGCCCCTTCTGCAGACTTCATACGCATCGTCCAGTCGGCCCTGTACTGCAAGGGCTACGACGGTGGTGGCATCGGTGGCAAGTTCAGCGATCGGGTCGCCTCCTCCATCACTCTACTCAAACAACGCATGGGGGTCGATCAGGTCTACACGGGCAGCGATCTGGTGCCGAAGGTGATCAAAGGCCTACTGAATATGGACGCCTACATCACGGTCGGCGATGGCACCGAAACTGTCCGGGAGATCCAGCAGTGGCTCAACGGACGTTACGTAAACCGACAGGACTTCTTCATCGTTCCTTGCGACGGGATCTACTCCCGCGACGTCGCCAAAGCCATGATCTACGCAGTGCAGTACGAGACAGGAATGGCTGACGGTACCGCCAACGGCAACTTCGGTCCCGGTACCCAGGCCGGCCTGAGGAACCACACCGTTTCAGTCGGCTCGAAGGGCACCTGGGTCCTACTGTTCACCGCCGCCATGATCTTCAACAGACGATACGGAGTATCCTTCGAGGGAACCTTTACCGGCGGCCTGTCCGACGCAGTCCGTGAGTTCCAGTCGTTCGTGAAACTGCCGGTCACCGGAGCGGGAGACTTCTCCACGTGGGCTTCTTTGTTGGTCTCCTTCGGTGATCAGTCCCGCAAGGGCGAGGCCTGCGACTGCGTCACCATGATCACCCCTGCTCGTGCGGCTGCTCTGAAGGCTGAAGGCGTCAGGTATGTGGGCCGCTATCTGTACAATCCGGCGGAAATTCCGAGCGGCAGCACGAAGGAGAAGGAAATCCAGCCCGGCGAGCTGAAGACCATCGCCGAAAACGGACTGCGCTGCTTCCCCATCTACCAGACCTACGGGCGCGGCAAAAGCTCATTCAGCATGCCGCAAGGCACGGCGGACGCCATCTCCGCCGTCATGCACGCCGAGCGGCACGGCTTCAGGCCCGGCACCCGCATCTATTTCGCTGTCGACTTCGACGCCGTCGATGACGAAGTCACCAAGAATGTCATCCCCCACTTCCAAGGCATCAACGACGGCATCGAGTCCACCGGCGGCAAATACCTAGTAGGTGTCTACGGACCCAGGAATGTCTGCTCACGCGTGTCCGAACACGACCTGGCTGACGCGAGCTTCGTATCCGACATGTCGTACGCTTTCTCCGGAAATTTCGGCTACCCCATTCCGAGCAACTGGGCCTTCGATCAGATCGTCACCAAAACGGTCGGTTCCGGAGACGGCAGCATCAATGTCGATATCGACATCGCACAGGGCAGGGACATTGGGCAGAACTCTTTCGATCCATCACCGTCCACCGGTTCCGGCCTCGATGTCGAGTTCCTCAACCTGTTCTGGGATGCTCTGCGCGCGGATATCCGGGCCTACATGGAGTCAGTCGGCATACCCGAGTCGAACTGGTACACCAAGTGGACCACCACCGAAGCCATCGACTTCGTACTCAGCTGGGACGCTGTGTTCACCGACCTGGCACGCCGGTACAGAATGCGTAAGGCGCTGATCCAGATCCCCGTGCTCTGGGAGATGCGGCACTACAACGTCAGCAAAATCTTGACGGTCGACGACCGTTATTCCGATGCCGCTGTGTACCAGTACCACACCGGCAAGTTACCCGACTGGTGGCCAGACTCGATCACGGACTCGATGCGGGACTCTTCCACCGGCCTCGCACAGATCTTCGGTGCCACCGCGATCAAAGCGAGAAACCTGGCGGTCGACCGCGGACTGCTATCAGGAACATCCCGGAGAAACCCGGACAACGACACCGATCTGTTTGAGATCTGGACCAAGCTGCTGACGAACAACTCGTTCACCATCGCGACCGTTCCGTTCGTCCACATGTACCACGCCTCCCTGATCGATGTTGCCGGCCCGAGCGTCGACTCCTCGGAAGAGGACATCGAGAAGGTACTGATCCGCTATCAGGGAACGACAGCGGACGCGACGACGGAGGGGAGGAAGCGCATGGGCCTGTACCGCGTCTTCGAGAAGTACTACGCGCCGACCCGCGAATACCTCTGA
- a CDS encoding phosphocholine cytidylyltransferase family protein: MTMALPRKAVILSAGRGSRMGQLTADGPKSLLRIGGARLLDRQLAALRAASIHDIAVVTGWQAQRFDASGLVLLHNARWAKSDMTDSLACAGAWLRREPTVVCYGDIVFPPAAVERLRDQPGDIVITYDPDWSELWAQRFADPLSDAETFRLRPDGTVREIGGRPATTDEVEGQYTGLFKTEPAGWQRLHAALDESGAGTRRDMTALLARLITRHDVRVPAVPVSGPWYEFDSPTDVAAGRARLADLDRLLGLATTAAGPVSPPDPVPGAAPGRR; the protein is encoded by the coding sequence ATGACCATGGCGCTCCCCCGGAAAGCGGTCATCCTGTCAGCCGGCCGCGGATCACGGATGGGACAGCTCACGGCGGACGGGCCCAAGAGCCTGCTCCGGATCGGCGGCGCGCGACTTCTGGACCGTCAGCTCGCCGCTCTGCGCGCGGCGTCCATCCACGACATCGCGGTGGTCACCGGCTGGCAGGCGCAGCGGTTCGACGCCTCGGGCCTCGTCCTCCTCCACAACGCCCGCTGGGCGAAGTCGGACATGACCGACTCACTGGCCTGCGCCGGAGCATGGCTCCGCCGGGAGCCCACGGTCGTCTGCTACGGCGACATAGTCTTCCCGCCCGCGGCGGTCGAGCGCCTCCGCGATCAGCCGGGCGACATCGTGATCACCTACGACCCGGACTGGTCGGAGCTGTGGGCACAGCGCTTCGCGGACCCGCTCAGCGACGCGGAGACCTTCCGTCTGCGCCCGGACGGAACGGTCCGTGAGATCGGCGGCCGGCCCGCCACCACCGATGAGGTCGAAGGGCAGTACACAGGGCTGTTCAAGACGGAACCGGCGGGCTGGCAGCGCCTCCACGCGGCCCTCGACGAGTCGGGCGCAGGTACGCGCCGGGACATGACCGCGCTGCTCGCCCGGCTCATCACCCGGCACGACGTGCGCGTCCCGGCGGTGCCCGTGTCCGGTCCCTGGTACGAGTTCGACTCCCCCACCGACGTGGCGGCGGGCCGCGCACGGCTCGCCGACCTCGACCGGCTGCTCGGCCTCGCGACGACGGCCGCCGGACCCGTCTCACCGCCGGACCCGGTGCCGGGAGCGGCACCGGGCCGTCGCTGA
- a CDS encoding peptidase inhibitor family I36 protein, producing the protein MIRRPLASILLAAVSAGTLFLGTGPLAYADEPTTEPSVTATPEPTEDPTTDPVNPVIADYDGRKINLAESWEGANICSELPNGEVHCYTTNEEALADLDLPAQIREESLKASALQASDPRSNCAADYWCLYQDYNYKGRRLQFSSSGKKNLADYGFRDKLSSVYYWVGQWAVNYGYATIWDSRSWPLEDRQRNLMPPGGWPKFTGLSYPGGGNWNDKVDTFQVKRA; encoded by the coding sequence ATGATACGCCGACCACTTGCTTCCATCCTCCTAGCCGCCGTCTCCGCAGGTACTCTTTTTCTAGGTACTGGCCCATTGGCATACGCGGACGAACCCACCACGGAACCGTCGGTCACGGCCACCCCGGAACCAACCGAAGACCCGACGACAGACCCTGTGAATCCGGTGATCGCCGACTACGACGGACGAAAGATAAACCTCGCCGAGTCATGGGAAGGCGCCAACATCTGCAGCGAACTCCCCAACGGCGAAGTCCACTGCTACACCACGAATGAGGAAGCTCTCGCGGACCTCGATCTTCCTGCCCAGATCCGTGAGGAGTCTCTCAAGGCGTCTGCACTTCAAGCTTCCGACCCGCGCTCCAACTGCGCCGCCGACTACTGGTGCTTATATCAGGACTACAACTACAAGGGAAGGCGACTACAGTTTTCCAGCAGCGGCAAGAAGAATCTCGCCGACTATGGATTCCGCGACAAGCTCAGCTCCGTCTACTACTGGGTCGGCCAATGGGCAGTCAACTATGGGTACGCCACGATCTGGGACTCCCGGTCCTGGCCCCTGGAAGACCGGCAGCGGAACCTCATGCCACCTGGTGGATGGCCTAAGTTCACAGGCCTGTCATATCCAGGCGGCGGGAACTGGAACGACAAGGTCGATACCTTCCAGGTCAAGCGAGCCTAA
- a CDS encoding class I SAM-dependent methyltransferase, producing MTTWDYTLLAATYSLRPPYAERAVERIVETCGVSRPRVADIGAGTGHLTLDLLRHGCSVDAVEPNDAMRSIGQERTSGRAAVRWYRGTAERSGLPTGAHDLVTFGSSFNTTDTGPALAEAARMLTGRGWMACVWNHRRLDDPLQASIEALIRSRVPEYSYGSRRADQSPAIEASGLFSPATKIEESFHHEMPTADWTAAWRSHATLQRQAGPLFDSVVADIEALVRERVGDTVRVPYVTVGWLAPRRRTD from the coding sequence ATGACGACGTGGGACTACACCCTGCTTGCCGCCACCTACTCACTGCGCCCCCCGTACGCCGAGCGAGCCGTCGAGCGCATCGTCGAAACCTGCGGTGTGTCACGGCCACGGGTGGCCGACATCGGAGCCGGAACCGGCCACCTCACGCTCGACCTCCTGCGGCACGGCTGCTCCGTCGACGCGGTGGAGCCCAACGACGCGATGCGCTCCATCGGCCAGGAACGCACATCCGGCCGGGCCGCCGTCCGCTGGTACCGGGGGACCGCCGAGCGGTCCGGCCTCCCCACCGGCGCCCACGACCTGGTGACCTTCGGCTCCTCCTTCAACACCACCGACACCGGTCCGGCCCTGGCCGAAGCCGCCCGCATGCTGACCGGACGGGGCTGGATGGCATGCGTCTGGAACCACCGCCGACTCGACGACCCGCTCCAGGCGTCCATCGAGGCGCTCATCCGCTCCCGCGTGCCGGAGTACTCCTACGGTTCCCGCCGCGCCGATCAGTCACCGGCCATCGAGGCGAGCGGCCTGTTCTCCCCCGCGACGAAGATCGAGGAGTCCTTCCACCACGAGATGCCCACGGCGGACTGGACAGCCGCCTGGCGTTCCCACGCCACGCTGCAACGGCAGGCCGGCCCGCTCTTCGACAGCGTGGTCGCCGACATCGAGGCGCTGGTCCGCGAGCGCGTCGGCGACACCGTCCGGGTCCCCTACGTGACGGTGGGATGGCTGGCTCCCCGCCGCAGGACGGACTGA
- a CDS encoding DUF397 domain-containing protein, with translation MEIQWRKSSKSSGADGNNCLELAAHGDGVLVRESDEPDVIIRTSRARLRAFLEGAKKGEFDDLV, from the coding sequence GTGGAGATTCAGTGGCGGAAGTCGTCGAAGTCTTCAGGCGCCGATGGCAACAACTGCCTGGAACTCGCCGCACACGGCGACGGGGTCCTGGTCCGCGAGAGTGACGAGCCGGACGTGATCATTCGTACGAGCCGAGCCAGGCTCCGCGCTTTCCTGGAGGGCGCCAAGAAGGGCGAGTTCGACGATCTCGTCTGA
- a CDS encoding adenylyl-sulfate kinase, with amino-acid sequence MSEHHADRPGPVIWITGLSGAGKSTVAAELIRRARAMDRHPVLLDGDEMRGVLGATRAHDSAARRDLALLYGRMCGLLSGQGHTVVCATISLCHEAHAWNRANLPGYVEILLDVPLRELRRRDPKGIYASADDRDRTVGVGIDAEFPLAPDLVIPNFGVADARTSASRILDLCLNKGVWT; translated from the coding sequence ATGAGCGAGCACCATGCGGACCGGCCGGGCCCGGTCATCTGGATCACCGGCCTCTCAGGCGCGGGGAAGTCCACCGTGGCGGCCGAGCTGATCCGCCGGGCACGTGCCATGGACCGACATCCCGTGCTCCTCGACGGGGACGAGATGCGCGGTGTGCTCGGCGCCACCCGGGCCCACGACAGCGCGGCCCGGCGTGACCTGGCCCTGTTGTACGGCAGGATGTGCGGCCTGCTGTCCGGACAGGGGCACACCGTGGTGTGCGCCACCATCTCCCTGTGCCACGAGGCGCACGCCTGGAACCGCGCCAACCTGCCCGGCTACGTGGAAATCCTCCTGGACGTACCGCTGCGGGAACTCCGACGGCGCGACCCCAAGGGGATCTACGCCTCCGCCGACGACCGGGACCGGACGGTGGGGGTGGGCATCGACGCCGAGTTCCCCCTCGCCCCCGACCTGGTGATCCCCAACTTCGGCGTCGCCGATGCCCGCACTTCCGCCTCTCGCATCCTCGACCTCTGTCTGAACAAAGGAGTCTGGACATGA